The nucleotide window ATCTTCGCCATGCGCACGGTGTGCAAAAAACGCGGTTTCGTCTTGGAAACCGAACCAAAGACCATAAGTGTATGAAAAGAATTACGATCCCCTGAAGTGTGCTCGGTATGATATGCTTCCGGTTGCAGTGCTCTCATTTTGATGTTTTTGAGTGGAGTTTTCATCATGGCCAAAGACACCAAAGAACCCGATGACGCAGGCCCCGCGGAAGAGCCCTTTGACAACCGCCCATCCGATTTGGACGAAATGACCCATCAAGAACTGCGCCTCATGCACGAAGAGGCATCGACGGCGGTGCTGTTCGCCAAAAATATTCAGTGGCGTTCGGTCGGGGCATCGTTGCTGGTTTTTGGTGCGTGCATCGCCATTGCTGTGTCTATTCCGGCCGATAAAACGTTCGCCAATCTTCTTTCGGCCCTGACCATTTTGCTGACGTGCGGGGTGATTTTTGTACTGTTGATGTATCAATTTTGGCAGTTCAACGAGTTCGCGCGCATCGACAAGATCGAGCAGCAGTTCTCTACCCTGTACCGAAAAATCCGCAACGCGAAGTCGCGCCGCGAAGGTAACGCGCATCGCTACACGTTGTTGATGTTCATGATGGCGGTGGTCGTTTTGGGCGCGGTGGTGGCGAACATCGCCATCAAGCAGTCGGTGCTGATGAAAAAGCCGTCGTATTCGCGCTCATACAGCGGAAATTGAACGTTTAAGCCCTAATCCAAGCTTTTGCCCTGTTTGCCGGCAAGGTCTTGGATGAATTGCCATGCCACGCGGCCGGAGCGGGCCCCGCGGGTCATGGACCATTCCAGTGCGGCGGCGCGCAGCTCTTCGGTGCCGATATCGAGCTTGTAATGCGCCGCGTAGCCTTCGCAAATCTCGAAATAGATCGCTTGGACCAAGTTGTGGAACCCCAGCCAGAGGCCGAAACGGTCGGAAAGGGAGACCTTTTCTTCCACCGACTCGGATGGATTGATCGCCGTCGAGCGTTCGTTTTCGATCATGTCGCGGGCCATCAGGTGGCGGCGGTTGGATGTGGCGTAGAAAATCACATTGTCGGGGCGGCCTTCGATACCGCCGTCGAGCACGGCTTTCAGCGACTTGTATTCCGCGTCATCGGAATCGAACGACAGATCGTCGCAAAAGATCACCGTGCGGCGAGCTGACACACGCAGAATTTCCAGCAAGCGCGGTAGGGTGGGGATGTCTTCGCGATGAATTTCCACCAACAACAGCGGGTTGGTCGCGTCACGGTTGATTTCGGCATGCACGGCTTTGACCAGCGAGCTTTTGCCGGTACCGCGTGCGCCCCACAGCAAGGCGTTGTTGGCGGGGCTGCCGGTGGCGAACTGGCGGGTATTCTGCAACAGCGTCTCGGCCTGGGATTCGATGCCTTTGAGCAACGAGAAATCGACGCGGTTGACGCGTTCGACCGGGGCTAGGCGCTCGCCGTCGGCATGCCAGACGTAGGCGTCGGCGGCGTTGAGATCCTGGGCGGCGCGGGGCGCGGGGGCCAAGCGCTCCAAGGCGTCGGCGATGCGCTCCAAAACGGGGATATAGTTCTGGTTTGTCATGGGCAGGGACGGTAATTGGCGAAAACCGTGCCGTCAATGGCGACGATGCCCTAAAAAAGCCTTTCACAGTTTGCATATAAGGCCGATACGGCTATATATTCCGCAGTCTTTTTTATATGACCGTGCTTGTGCGCGCCATTCCGGCGTCCGGCGGGGTCTTTAGGAGTTTCCAATGCTGATTTCGCCCGCCTTCGCCCAAACCGCAGGTGCCGCTCCCGGTGGCGACTTGTTTGCTCAGATCATGCCCTTGCTGCTGATCTTCGTGGTCTTTTATTTCCTGCTGATCCGTCCGCAGCAAAAAAAGATGAAGATGCAAAAGGAAATGCTGGCGGCAGTGCGGCGCGGTGACCGGGTGGTTACCGGCGGCGGCATCATCGGCACCGTGACCAAGGTCAAAAGCGACAGCGAAGTTCAGGTCGAAATCGCCGACGGCATCCGCGTCACCGTGGTGCGCGACACCATTACCACGGTGATGGCCAAGACCGAGCCCGCCGACAAGGCCGATCACACGTCCGACAACGACGATGCACCCGAAGGTGGCAACGGAAAAGGCAAAAGCAGCGGTCTGAAAAAGCTGCTTGGCGGTTGAGGCCTCCGGCGGTTTAACGAAC belongs to Magnetovibrio sp. and includes:
- a CDS encoding ATP-binding protein, giving the protein MTNQNYIPVLERIADALERLAPAPRAAQDLNAADAYVWHADGERLAPVERVNRVDFSLLKGIESQAETLLQNTRQFATGSPANNALLWGARGTGKSSLVKAVHAEINRDATNPLLLVEIHREDIPTLPRLLEILRVSARRTVIFCDDLSFDSDDAEYKSLKAVLDGGIEGRPDNVIFYATSNRRHLMARDMIENERSTAINPSESVEEKVSLSDRFGLWLGFHNLVQAIYFEICEGYAAHYKLDIGTEELRAAALEWSMTRGARSGRVAWQFIQDLAGKQGKSLD
- the yajC gene encoding preprotein translocase subunit YajC, whose amino-acid sequence is MLISPAFAQTAGAAPGGDLFAQIMPLLLIFVVFYFLLIRPQQKKMKMQKEMLAAVRRGDRVVTGGGIIGTVTKVKSDSEVQVEIADGIRVTVVRDTITTVMAKTEPADKADHTSDNDDAPEGGNGKGKSSGLKKLLGG